ATTCCAATTTCTGAAAAAATTCCCTTAAGAAAGTATATCCAGTTAATTTTCAAAATTGTAAGGCTAAGCTGAATCATAAGAAAATAATTGACAGTTACGGCAAACAAGGTTCCATAAGCCACACCCACGATTCCCCAGTGTGATCCGATGTAACAGGCAACTAGAACGCAAAAGGCATAAACAAATTGACGCTTAGCCCTACTATATACATTTCCCGTTGCCCTACACAAGCTCTCACCCATCTTATAACCCATTCTAAAGAGTAAACCAGCAGTTAAAATCTGAAGAGGTATTATTACCTGTCCCCATTGCTCTCCTAGCAATACATTAACTATTTCGTTTGAACTAAAAATGATAATTACGGATACGGGAATACATAAGAAAGTTATCATTTTGGAGCCACTCATAAAAGCCATTATCAATCGGTCATTTTGATCTTGGCGTGCAGCCATAGCTGGGAATAAAGCCTTATCTATTGAACCTCCCAATAGGCTAACAGGTTTTGCCATAATAGCGTAGGCGCGACTATAAATACCTAAGGCATCAGCGCCTAAATAACGACCAGCGATAATATTATCACCTTGGTTAGCTACGTAATTAAAAAATCTCCCAAAGGTGAAGCCACCTCCAAAATATATAAGGTCTTTAAATTCTTGCTTGCTCCAAAATGGTACGAAGGAATGTTTTTGTAAAATAGTGTAGGCTATAACTTTAATTATTTCTTGCGCAAATATTGCGATTATCAATGCCCAGTAGTCAAACCCTAAGTATCCAAAAATGATCCCTATTAGCCCATACCCCAAAATATAGGAAATAATATCAATGACAGCCATCTCTTTAAGCCGCATGTTTCTCTGTAATAGCGAAGTGGAAACAGTTACAAAGCTTCCTGTCACAAATAATAAAGAAACAACCTTTAGTACCGGAGCGAGTTTATCGAAATTAAAAAATGAAGATATAAGACCAGAACATAGA
This region of Aequorivita marisscotiae genomic DNA includes:
- a CDS encoding lipopolysaccharide biosynthesis protein; this encodes MNKKDSLTKKTFQGFFWSAAGSGISAIAQIAILAILARLINVESFGIVQAALIVVGFANLISQMGIGPALVQRKELTEKHIRVGFTFSLMLGLALGGTIFLCSGLISSFFNFDKLAPVLKVVSLLFVTGSFVTVSTSLLQRNMRLKEMAVIDIISYILGYGLIGIIFGYLGFDYWALIIAIFAQEIIKVIAYTILQKHSFVPFWSKQEFKDLIYFGGGFTFGRFFNYVANQGDNIIAGRYLGADALGIYSRAYAIMAKPVSLLGGSIDKALFPAMAARQDQNDRLIMAFMSGSKMITFLCIPVSVIIIFSSNEIVNVLLGEQWGQVIIPLQILTAGLLFRMGYKMGESLCRATGNVYSRAKRQFVYAFCVLVACYIGSHWGIVGVAYGTLFAVTVNYFLMIQLSLTILKINWIYFLKGIFSEIGIMIFLSSLFIGINVLTKSVVTSDILILLITYGTYGIICIILFHLFWEKLSFLKILPIPSKFKKFLREK